A single region of the Labrus bergylta unplaced genomic scaffold, fLabBer1.1 SCAFFOLD_191, whole genome shotgun sequence genome encodes:
- the LOC136178463 gene encoding probable inactive protein kinase DDB_G0270444, with translation MRTSCRASCRTSCRTSCRTSCRTSCRTSCRTSLQDELQDELQDELQEEDELQDELQDELQDELQDELQDELQDEDELQDELQDELQDELQDELQDELKDELQDELQDELQDELQDELQDELQDELKDELQDELQDELQDELQDELQDELKDELQDELQDELQDELQDELKDELQDELQDELQDELQDELQDELQDELKDELKDELQDELQDELKDELQDELQDELQDELQDELQDELQDELKDELKDELQDELQDELQDELQDELQDELQDELKDELQDELQDELQDELQDELQDELQDELQDELQDELQDELQDELQDELQDELQDELQDELQDELQDELQDELQDELQDELQDELKDELQDELQDELQDELQDELQDELQDELQDELQDELQDELQDELQDELQDELQDELQDELQDELQDELQDELQDELKDELQDELQDELQDEDELQDELKDELKDELQDELQDELQDELKDELQDELQDELQDELKDELKDELQQKLPCTP, from the coding sequence ATGAGGACGAGCTGCAGGGCGAGCTGCAGGACGAGCTGCAGGACGAGCTGCAGGACGAGCTGCAGGACGAGCTGCAGGACGAGCTGCAGGACGAGCTTGCAGGACGAGTTGCAGGACGAGCTGCAGGACGAGCTGCAGGAAGAGGACGAGTTGCAGGACGAGCTGCAGGACGAGCTGCAGGACGAGCTGCAGGACGAGCTGCAGGACGAACTGCAGGACGAGGACGAGTTGCAGGACGAGTTGCAGGACGAGTTGCAGGACGAGTTGCAAGACGAGTTGCAGGACGAGCTGAAGGACGAGCTGCAGGACGAGTTGCAGGACGAGCTGCAGGACGAGTTGCAGGACGAGTTGCAGGACGAGCTGCAGGACGAGCTGAAGGACGAGTTGCAGGACGAGTTGCAGGACGAGTTGCAGGACGAGTTGCAGGACGAGTTGCAGGACGAGCTGAAGGACGAGCTGCAGGACGAGTTGCAGGACGAGCTGCAGGACGAGTTGCAGGACGAGCTGAAGGACGAGCTGCAGGACGAGTTGCAGGACGAGTTGCAGGACGAGTTGCAGGACGAGTTGCAGGACGAGTTGCAGGACGAGCTGAAGGACGAGCTGAAGGACGAGCTGCAGGACGAGTTGCAGGACGAGCTGAAGGACGAGCTGCAGGACGAGTTGCAGGACGAGTTGCAGGACGAGTTGCAGGACGAGTTGCAGGACGAGTTGCAGGACGAGCTGAAGGACGAGCTGAAGGACGAGCTGCAGGACGAGTTGCAGGACGAGCTGCAGGACGAGTTGCAGGACGAGTTGCAGGACGAGCTGCAGGACGAGCTGAAGGACGAGTTGCAGGACGAGTTGCAGGACGAGTTGCAGGACGAGTTGCAGGACGAGTTGCAGGACGAACTGCAGGACGAACTGCAGGACGAGTTGCAGGACGAGTTGCAGGACGAGTTGCAGGACGAGCTGCAGGACGAGTTGCAGGACGAGTTGCAGGACGAGCTGCAGGACGAGTTGCAGGACGAGCTGCAGGACGAGCTGCAGGACGAACTGCAGGACGAGTTGCAGGACGAGTTGCAGGACGAGCTGAAGGACGAGCTGCAGGACGAGCTGCAGGACGAACTGCAGGACGAGTTGCAGGACGAACTGCAGGACGAGCTGCAGGACGAGTTGCAGGACGAGTTGCAGGACGAGCTGCAGGACGAGTTGCAGGACGAACTGCAGGACGAGCTGCAGGACGAGTTGCAGGACGAGTTGCAGGACGAGCTGCAGGACGAGCTGCAGGACGAGTTGCAGGACGAGCTGCAGGACGAGCTGAAGGACGAGTTGCAGGACGAGTTGCAGGACGAGTTGCAGGATGAGGACGAGTTGCAGGACGAGCTGAAGGACGAGCTGAAGGACGAGTTGCAGGACGAGTTACAGGACGAACTGCAGGACGAGCTGAAGGACGAGTTGCAGGACGAGTTGCAGGACGAACTGCAGGACGAGCTGAAGGACGAGCTGAAGGACGAGTTGCAACAGAAGCTCCCCTGCACTCCATAA